The proteins below come from a single Solea senegalensis isolate Sse05_10M linkage group LG2, IFAPA_SoseM_1, whole genome shotgun sequence genomic window:
- the LOC122785675 gene encoding nck-associated protein 5-like isoform X3: MREAVLRMEETVRSLLQNQGVLEQTAVDTVDIMKAYKDKLSEEVVQKQHSGPEENGSPPATQADLDSGPRPNADPDASQTEEDKDSTELFLDRLKALEEQNSALALENENQREQYERCLDEVANQVVQALLTQKDLREECLKLRTRVFDLEQQNRALSVLFQQRIKPASDLLLQKLHSRIMDLSAVDLLLEPERSKAFLLSRNTDSSSLNEVHSNGKAGLPVAKCLSQLSLTVSAPAYPRSSCSSSELSLSSACSEFSSGSYTWNDGRSCGKMSSLTWERRMSLGSSAPSNICAPLEEQLPTRRKESHILEGLRKLQRWRHRRSSSSSKVSKSGDKDCMNSNEGIYSLGIKSGSKGVSKPTHVGRTVGGKKFSYDSDDADDELAHSSRGDNAPTKDSWFNCQRRSQSISESLCSWEGIQDSGGGGDVSSGSVVTKQPCGYDSKERPEKLMSFINSFLPEGPRTSAFTRPSLLHFNPSDPDGPNRVSDVDDAEEFNSESSDIQMSFSQPLKQAERDSTRLSRDAAKLLAQQCLRRDQGRTQSADGRPRPFSLIKEHKGAKCTQSEESISAIFDADGEPIELCAQKLGAGTVSQDSKVGVDYAELVPRERPTRQVTANTRNYSVLESPEKPSEYQIRTRKTSNNRESSVERLSTQLTPQRKLIKPPSSQANKGHSVPPTIVSSSKCSGSKIPGQNKPSASPLRLSKGATVEQSKSGNSGPSGQDKSPSSPAVKISRFIKTPGNCSQSPKAANAKLQSRAEWSKGSSSSPHLSRKHLEYGDNGEQPTRDRHCETSKTKLRSPSPPPPPGRTTSLLIRPNYDGSPQAHKTGVAQQSTSTTVRGPPPSYHTSLVPNMQSTLPIKDKDCLDLDAGYGTALSPQKLVDKTSQHLQMSPAMTQTCTKGTSKRMTTKDYLPSANSGCATEPENAPKSSKNVPPPYSALRGSSLQNSFAGKRGSIHENVQHSVQKTSFALPITPPGAPQAKTEPQNGHAVVSPPSSAMISPNSKTRIPMGFKPFLKSPPSHKNSPPIPGKQEKDHINSVSKETVTSNVSTQCDSLQQVHIIDSPTKMSITEVRDEVHCRLLEAEVHAAVSPERGDACDKGKRSSQLFSRSISVTTKPHLKPALGMNGAKARSQSFSTNYIEKPNINALDGPGKIRTQIITKSGERGNSLSRQSSLEVPSAGFAESPVHPPRTRLSHYGGMTASNSHNLLPERNSKSGIKGEGSHGTGKGELITSPSHKEARSLPNSDRSGLNHILKFQPSSSCVFSLENTVQEAGGIATTTNEEAKSHTDSPNKTLDIEEKKVSPTVCTIEEKVMMGIEQNIQKCQEQEKVAATEAKQKTGPSLANWFGLRKSKLPALGGKKTDSPKGKEEKKELKIGAVLGGKQMKSDKKKDKKKNENQPKDVQEAQHLSEMNNKLSSIMDHCNNQMGQIASQIQCTPAFIGKDQFVKELLSRTAVKGNSVAASPPGMSTPTKHGEAKGDMEICPDSATLIMSHRINLRAENEEARIQDTACQDHMIGSACQMRTLDSGIGTFPLPDSITRASSRHIPKSESSPGVVSGCSSELDPKPPAPHAEPSHSSVTVPPLPKTRLHASTSMGHSLSDPTVTCSSNAQDTQSRLPRLATSDAVRTKRLSLGAPRSSSGVASEDKEKESERKMKTKDYENPGERALRVCTYSGSSSDTETEVEGSGESTLGSPQRTLVHRARKSDSVDQSEETLKRSSVERPLSIMDYYQHDMFSHLELDGRRISQYNLLHRESSIDRLSKEIPLEKTPVDANHPSPLDFSLESLNSGLFPDTDLAGRRAGCHPDAARSADEPSSSSFSSRPGGDPVGSLSDSLYDSFSSCTSQGSNDV; the protein is encoded by the exons GATGGAAGAGACGGTGCGGTCGCTGCTGCAGAATCAGGGCGTCCTGGAGCAGACTGCTGTGGACACCGTGGACATCATGAAGGCCTATAAG GATAAACTCTCAGAGGAAGTGGTGCAGAAACAGCACAGTGGCCCCGAGGAGAACGGCTCCCCGCCGGCAACTCAAGCGGACCTGGACTCCGGGCCTCGGCCTAATGCTGATCCTGATGCCAGCcagacagaagaggacaaagacagtACCGAGCTCTTTCTGGACCGACTCAAGGCCTTGGAG GAGCAGAACTCCGCGTTGGCCTTGGAGAACGAGAACCAGAGGGAGCAGTACGAACGCTGTCTCGACGAG GTGGCCAATCAGGTCGTGCAAGCTCTGCTCACCCAGAAG GATCTGCGGGAGGAGTGTCTGAAGCTGCGGACCAGAGTTTTCGACCTGGAGCAGCAGAACCGGGCGCTGAGTGTTTTGTTCCAGCAGAGGATCAAGCCCGCGTCAGACCTGCTTCTCCAG AAGCTCCACTCTCGAATCATGGATCTGTCTGCCGTAGATTTGCTTCTGGAGCCAGAGCGGAGCAAGGCCTTCTTACTTTCCAGGAACACGGACTCCTCTTCCTTAAAT GAGGTTCACTCGAATGGAAAGGCAGGTCTTCCTGTGGCTAAGTGTCTGAGCCAGCTGAGTCTGACCGTGTCAGCGCCGGCGTACCCTCGCAGCAGTTGTAGCAGCAGCGAGTTGTCCCTGTCCAGTGCATGCAGTGAATTCTCCAGCGGCTCATACACCTGGAATGATGGACGGTCTTGTGGAAAAATG TCATCTCTGACCTGGGAGAGGAGGATGAGTTTGGGTTCATCGGCGCCGAGCAACATCTGTGCCCCGCTGGAGGAGCAGCTGCCCACGAGGCGCAAGGAGAGCCACATACTAGAGGGACTGAGAAAGCTGCAGAGGTGGAGACACAGGAGGTCTTCCTCTTCATCCAAGGTCTCCAAGTCTGGTGACAAAGACTGCATGAACTCCAACGAGGGCATCTACTCCTTGGGTATCAAGAGTGGCAGCAAGGGGGTGTCCAAGCCTACACATGTGGGCAGAACTGTCGGGGGCAAGAAGTTCTCTTATGATTCTGATGATGCAGATGACGAACTGGCACACTCCAGTCGTGGAGACAACGCCCCCACCAAGGACAGCTGGTTTAACTGTCAGAGGCGCTCGCAGAGCATCTCAGAGAGTTTATGTAGCTGGGAGGGGATTCAGGACAGCGGTGGTGGAGGCGATGTCAGCTCGGGTTCTGTGGTTACAAAACAGCCGTGTGGCTACGACTCAAAAGAGCGTCCTGAGAAACTCATGAGCTTCATAAACAGTTTTCTCCCCGAGGGACCGCGGACATCAGCTTTTACTAGACCGTCCTTGCTTCACTTTAACCCCTCCGACCCAGATGGTCCGAACCGGGTCTCTGATGTGGATGATGCTGAGGAATTCAACTCTGAGTCCAGTGACATCCAAATGTCCTTCAGCCAACCATTAAAGCAAGCAGAAAGGGACTCCACGAGGCTGTCACGAGATGCTGCCAAGCTGCTTGCACAACAGTGCTTGCGGCGAGACCAGGGGCGCACCCAGTCTGCAGATGGGAGGCCTAGGCCTTTTAGTCTCATTAAGGAACACAAAGGTGCCAAATGTACTCAGTCTGAAGAAAGTATTTCGGCAATATTTGATGCAGATGGTGAGCCCATTGAACTTTGTGCTCAGAAACTTGGAGCTGGCACAGTGTCTCAAGATAGCAAAGTAGGTGTTGATTACGCTGAGCTAGTGCCCCGGGAAAGGCCAACAAGGCAAGTGACGGCAAACACAAGAAACTACTCTGTCCTTGAGTCTCCAGAAAAGCCATCCGAATATCAGATTAggacaagaaaaacaagcaataacAGAGAGAGCAGTGTAGAGAGGCTGTCAACGCAGTTGACACCGCAGAGGAAGCTAATCAAACCTCCAAGTAGCCAAGCTAATAAAGGTCATTCAGTCCCTCCCACGATTGTCTCTAGTTCTAAGTGCAGTGGTTCAAAGATACCAGGGCAAAACAAACCTTCAGCTTCCCCACTGAGATTGTCAAAGGGCGCCACTGTTGAGCAAAGTAAGAGTGGAAACTCAGGACCCTCTGGTCAGGACAagtccccctcctctcctgcagTTAAAATATCCAGGTTTATCAAGACACCAGGAAACTGCTCACAGAGCCCAAAGGCGGCAAATGCAAAGCTCCAAAGCAGGGCAGAATGGAGTAAGGGCTCCTCCAGTTCCCCACACCTTTCGCGGAAGCACCTGGAGTATGGTGATAATGGAGAGCAGCCAACCAGAGACAGACACTGTGAAACCAGCAAAACTAAACTCAggtccccctctcctccccctcccccaggCCGCACCACCTCCTTATTAATCAGACCAAATTATGACGGGTCACCTCAAGCACATAAAACAGGGGTAGCTCAACAATCCACATCAACCACTGTGAGGGGCCCTCCCCCAAGTTACCACACCTCACTTGTACCAAATATGCAAAGTACACTACCCATCAAGGATAAAGACTGTTTAGACTTAGATGCAGGCTATGGGACTGCACTTTCACCTCAAAAACTGGTTGACAAAACCAGTCAGCACCTTCAAATGTCCCCCGCCATGACTCAGACATGTACTAAAGGCACTTCCAAGCGAATGACCACGAAAGACTACCTCCCATCTGCAAACTCAGGGTGTGCTACAGAACCTGAAAATGCACCTAAAAGCTCAAAGAATGTTCCTCCTCCCTACAGTGCCCTCAGAGGGTCCTCACTTCAGAACTCATTTGCAGGTAAAAGAGGATCAATCCATGAAAATGTCCAACATTCTGTTCAGAAGACCTCTTTTGCTTTACCTATAACGCCTCCGGGTGCCCCTCAAGCTAAGACAGAGCCACAAAATGGTCACGCTGTCGTAAGTCCGCCCAGCTCAGCTATGATATCCCCGAACTCCAAGACTCGCATCCCGATGGGATTTAAACCGTTTTTAAAATCTCCACCCAGCCATAAAAATAGTCCGCCTATACCAGGAAAGCAAGAGAAAGATCATATCAACTCAGTCTCCAAGGAGACGGTGACTTCAAACGTTTCGACACAATGTGACAGCTTGCAGCAAGTGCACATTATCGATTCACCGACCAAGATGTCCATTACAGAGGTGAGAGATGAGGTTCATTGTCGGTTACTGGAAGCGGAAGTGCATGCCGCTGTGTCACCGGAGCGAGGGGACGCCTGTGATAAGGGGAAAAGGAGCAGTCAACTTTTCTCTCGATCCATATCGGTTACGACCAAACCTCATCTGAAACCAGCCCTGGGGATGAATGGAGCCAAAGCCCGGAGTCAGAGTTTCAGCACCAACTACATTGAGAAACCCAACATCAATGCTCTGGACGGACCAGGGAAAATTAGAACGCAGATCATCACCAAGTCGGGTGAAAGAGGGAACTCGCTGTCAAGACAGAGCTCCTTGGAGGTACCCAGTGCTGGGTTTGCTGAAAGCCCCGTCCATCCTCCCAGGACCAGACTTAGCCATTATGGCGGCATGACAGCGTCAAACAGTCATAACCTTCTTCCTGAGAGAAATTCAAAGTCAGGCATCAAAGGAGAGGGGTCACATGGTACAGGGAAAGGGGAGCTAATCACCTCACCTTCCCACAAAGAGGCACGTAGCTTACCCAACAGTGATAGGTCTGGTTTAAACCATATTCTTAAGTTTCAGCCGTCGTCCTCTTGTGTCTTCAGCTTGGAAAACACGGTGCAAGAGGCAGGAGGCATAGCAACCACCACTAACGAGGAAGCCAAAAGTCATACAGACTCACCAAATAAAACCCTAGATATTGAGGAGAAAAAAGTCAGCCCCACAGTCTGCACGATTGAGGAGAAAGTCATGATGGGAATTGAACAGAACATTCAGAAATGTCAAGAGCAGGAGAAGGTCGCGGCCACTGAGGCCAAACAGAAGACTGGCCCGTCTCTGGCAAACTGGTTTGGCCTTCGTAAGAGCAAACTCCCGGCCTTGGGTGGGAAGAAAACAGACAGCCCAAaggggaaggaggagaagaaagagctCAAGATCGGAGCCGTACTCGGAGGCAAACAGATGAAATCGGACAAGAAGAAGGACAAAAAGAAGAACGAAAACCAACCGAAAGACGTTCAGGAGGCGCAGCATCTCTCCGAGATGAACAACAAGCTGAGCTCCATCATGGACCACTGCAACAACCAGATGGGTCAGATCGCCAGTCAGATCCAGTGTACACCAGCGTTTATTGGCAAAGACCAGTTTGTCAAAGAACTGCTGAGCAG GACTGCTGTGAAGGGCAACTCAGTGGCTGCATCACCTCCTGGCATGTCCACTCCCACGAAGCACGGCGAGGCGAAGGGCGATATGGAGATCTGTCCAGATTCTGCG ACTCTTATAATGAGTCACAGGATCAACCTGAGAGCTGAAAACGAGGAGGCGCGCATCCAAGACACAGCTTGTCAAGATCACATGATAG GCTCCGCTTGTCAGATGAGAACCCTGGACAGCGGGATCGGCACCTTCCCTCTCCCTGACTCCATCACCCGCGCCAGCAGTCGCCACATCCCCAAGTCTGAGTCCAGTCCCGGCGTGGTGTCCGGCTGCTCCTCAGAGCTCGACCCGAAACCTCCTGCCCCTCATGCAGAACCCTCTCACTCCAGTGTGACAGTGCCTCCCCTTCCAAAAACCCGCCTGCATGCCTCCACTAGCATGGGTCACTCCCTGTCTGACCCCACCGTCACCTGCAGCAGCAACGCCCAGGACACGCAGAGCCGCCTGCCCAGATTAGCAACGTCAG ATGCTGTGAGGACGAAGAGGTTGAGTCTTGGTGCTccacgcagcagcagcggcgtcGCCTCagaggacaaagagaaagaaagtgagaggaAGATGAAAACTAAGGACTATGAGAATCCTGGT GAACGAGCCCTGCGAGTGTGCACGTACTcgggcagcagcagcgacacCGAGACGGAAGTTGAAGGAAGCGGCGAAAGCACTTTGGGCTCACCACAGAGGACCCTGGTCCACAGAGCCAGGAAGAGTGACTCAG TCGACCAGAGCGAGGAGACGCTGAAGAGGAGCAGCGTGGAGAGACCCTTGTCCATCATGGACTACTACCAACACGACATGTTCTCGCACCTGGAGCTGGACGGCCGGAGGATCTCGCAGTACAACTTGTTGCACAGAGAGTCGTCCATCGACAGACTAAGt
- the LOC122785675 gene encoding nck-associated protein 5-like isoform X4, producing the protein MEETVRSLLQNQGVLEQTAVDTVDIMKAYKDKLSEEVVQKQHSGPEENGSPPATQADLDSGPRPNADPDASQTEEDKDSTELFLDRLKALEEQNSALALENENQREQYERCLDEVANQVVQALLTQKDLREECLKLRTRVFDLEQQNRALSVLFQQRIKPASDLLLQKLHSRIMDLSAVDLLLEPERSKAFLLSRNTDSSSLNEVHSNGKAGLPVAKCLSQLSLTVSAPAYPRSSCSSSELSLSSACSEFSSGSYTWNDGRSCGKMSSLTWERRMSLGSSAPSNICAPLEEQLPTRRKESHILEGLRKLQRWRHRRSSSSSKVSKSGDKDCMNSNEGIYSLGIKSGSKGVSKPTHVGRTVGGKKFSYDSDDADDELAHSSRGDNAPTKDSWFNCQRRSQSISESLCSWEGIQDSGGGGDVSSGSVVTKQPCGYDSKERPEKLMSFINSFLPEGPRTSAFTRPSLLHFNPSDPDGPNRVSDVDDAEEFNSESSDIQMSFSQPLKQAERDSTRLSRDAAKLLAQQCLRRDQGRTQSADGRPRPFSLIKEHKGAKCTQSEESISAIFDADGEPIELCAQKLGAGTVSQDSKVGVDYAELVPRERPTRQVTANTRNYSVLESPEKPSEYQIRTRKTSNNRESSVERLSTQLTPQRKLIKPPSSQANKGHSVPPTIVSSSKCSGSKIPGQNKPSASPLRLSKGATVEQSKSGNSGPSGQDKSPSSPAVKISRFIKTPGNCSQSPKAANAKLQSRAEWSKGSSSSPHLSRKHLEYGDNGEQPTRDRHCETSKTKLRSPSPPPPPGRTTSLLIRPNYDGSPQAHKTGVAQQSTSTTVRGPPPSYHTSLVPNMQSTLPIKDKDCLDLDAGYGTALSPQKLVDKTSQHLQMSPAMTQTCTKGTSKRMTTKDYLPSANSGCATEPENAPKSSKNVPPPYSALRGSSLQNSFAGKRGSIHENVQHSVQKTSFALPITPPGAPQAKTEPQNGHAVVSPPSSAMISPNSKTRIPMGFKPFLKSPPSHKNSPPIPGKQEKDHINSVSKETVTSNVSTQCDSLQQVHIIDSPTKMSITEVRDEVHCRLLEAEVHAAVSPERGDACDKGKRSSQLFSRSISVTTKPHLKPALGMNGAKARSQSFSTNYIEKPNINALDGPGKIRTQIITKSGERGNSLSRQSSLEVPSAGFAESPVHPPRTRLSHYGGMTASNSHNLLPERNSKSGIKGEGSHGTGKGELITSPSHKEARSLPNSDRSGLNHILKFQPSSSCVFSLENTVQEAGGIATTTNEEAKSHTDSPNKTLDIEEKKVSPTVCTIEEKVMMGIEQNIQKCQEQEKVAATEAKQKTGPSLANWFGLRKSKLPALGGKKTDSPKGKEEKKELKIGAVLGGKQMKSDKKKDKKKNENQPKDVQEAQHLSEMNNKLSSIMDHCNNQMGQIASQIQCTPAFIGKDQFVKELLSRTAVKGNSVAASPPGMSTPTKHGEAKGDMEICPDSATLIMSHRINLRAENEEARIQDTACQDHMIGSACQMRTLDSGIGTFPLPDSITRASSRHIPKSESSPGVVSGCSSELDPKPPAPHAEPSHSSVTVPPLPKTRLHASTSMGHSLSDPTVTCSSNAQDTQSRLPRLATSDAVRTKRLSLGAPRSSSGVASEDKEKESERKMKTKDYENPGERALRVCTYSGSSSDTETEVEGSGESTLGSPQRTLVHRARKSDSVDQSEETLKRSSVERPLSIMDYYQHDMFSHLELDGRRISQYNLLHRESSIDRLSKEIPLEKTPVDANHPSPLDFSLESLNSGLFPDTDLAGRRAGCHPDAARSADEPSSSSFSSRPGGDPVGSLSDSLYDSFSSCTSQGSNDV; encoded by the exons ATGGAAGAGACGGTGCGGTCGCTGCTGCAGAATCAGGGCGTCCTGGAGCAGACTGCTGTGGACACCGTGGACATCATGAAGGCCTATAAG GATAAACTCTCAGAGGAAGTGGTGCAGAAACAGCACAGTGGCCCCGAGGAGAACGGCTCCCCGCCGGCAACTCAAGCGGACCTGGACTCCGGGCCTCGGCCTAATGCTGATCCTGATGCCAGCcagacagaagaggacaaagacagtACCGAGCTCTTTCTGGACCGACTCAAGGCCTTGGAG GAGCAGAACTCCGCGTTGGCCTTGGAGAACGAGAACCAGAGGGAGCAGTACGAACGCTGTCTCGACGAG GTGGCCAATCAGGTCGTGCAAGCTCTGCTCACCCAGAAG GATCTGCGGGAGGAGTGTCTGAAGCTGCGGACCAGAGTTTTCGACCTGGAGCAGCAGAACCGGGCGCTGAGTGTTTTGTTCCAGCAGAGGATCAAGCCCGCGTCAGACCTGCTTCTCCAG AAGCTCCACTCTCGAATCATGGATCTGTCTGCCGTAGATTTGCTTCTGGAGCCAGAGCGGAGCAAGGCCTTCTTACTTTCCAGGAACACGGACTCCTCTTCCTTAAAT GAGGTTCACTCGAATGGAAAGGCAGGTCTTCCTGTGGCTAAGTGTCTGAGCCAGCTGAGTCTGACCGTGTCAGCGCCGGCGTACCCTCGCAGCAGTTGTAGCAGCAGCGAGTTGTCCCTGTCCAGTGCATGCAGTGAATTCTCCAGCGGCTCATACACCTGGAATGATGGACGGTCTTGTGGAAAAATG TCATCTCTGACCTGGGAGAGGAGGATGAGTTTGGGTTCATCGGCGCCGAGCAACATCTGTGCCCCGCTGGAGGAGCAGCTGCCCACGAGGCGCAAGGAGAGCCACATACTAGAGGGACTGAGAAAGCTGCAGAGGTGGAGACACAGGAGGTCTTCCTCTTCATCCAAGGTCTCCAAGTCTGGTGACAAAGACTGCATGAACTCCAACGAGGGCATCTACTCCTTGGGTATCAAGAGTGGCAGCAAGGGGGTGTCCAAGCCTACACATGTGGGCAGAACTGTCGGGGGCAAGAAGTTCTCTTATGATTCTGATGATGCAGATGACGAACTGGCACACTCCAGTCGTGGAGACAACGCCCCCACCAAGGACAGCTGGTTTAACTGTCAGAGGCGCTCGCAGAGCATCTCAGAGAGTTTATGTAGCTGGGAGGGGATTCAGGACAGCGGTGGTGGAGGCGATGTCAGCTCGGGTTCTGTGGTTACAAAACAGCCGTGTGGCTACGACTCAAAAGAGCGTCCTGAGAAACTCATGAGCTTCATAAACAGTTTTCTCCCCGAGGGACCGCGGACATCAGCTTTTACTAGACCGTCCTTGCTTCACTTTAACCCCTCCGACCCAGATGGTCCGAACCGGGTCTCTGATGTGGATGATGCTGAGGAATTCAACTCTGAGTCCAGTGACATCCAAATGTCCTTCAGCCAACCATTAAAGCAAGCAGAAAGGGACTCCACGAGGCTGTCACGAGATGCTGCCAAGCTGCTTGCACAACAGTGCTTGCGGCGAGACCAGGGGCGCACCCAGTCTGCAGATGGGAGGCCTAGGCCTTTTAGTCTCATTAAGGAACACAAAGGTGCCAAATGTACTCAGTCTGAAGAAAGTATTTCGGCAATATTTGATGCAGATGGTGAGCCCATTGAACTTTGTGCTCAGAAACTTGGAGCTGGCACAGTGTCTCAAGATAGCAAAGTAGGTGTTGATTACGCTGAGCTAGTGCCCCGGGAAAGGCCAACAAGGCAAGTGACGGCAAACACAAGAAACTACTCTGTCCTTGAGTCTCCAGAAAAGCCATCCGAATATCAGATTAggacaagaaaaacaagcaataacAGAGAGAGCAGTGTAGAGAGGCTGTCAACGCAGTTGACACCGCAGAGGAAGCTAATCAAACCTCCAAGTAGCCAAGCTAATAAAGGTCATTCAGTCCCTCCCACGATTGTCTCTAGTTCTAAGTGCAGTGGTTCAAAGATACCAGGGCAAAACAAACCTTCAGCTTCCCCACTGAGATTGTCAAAGGGCGCCACTGTTGAGCAAAGTAAGAGTGGAAACTCAGGACCCTCTGGTCAGGACAagtccccctcctctcctgcagTTAAAATATCCAGGTTTATCAAGACACCAGGAAACTGCTCACAGAGCCCAAAGGCGGCAAATGCAAAGCTCCAAAGCAGGGCAGAATGGAGTAAGGGCTCCTCCAGTTCCCCACACCTTTCGCGGAAGCACCTGGAGTATGGTGATAATGGAGAGCAGCCAACCAGAGACAGACACTGTGAAACCAGCAAAACTAAACTCAggtccccctctcctccccctcccccaggCCGCACCACCTCCTTATTAATCAGACCAAATTATGACGGGTCACCTCAAGCACATAAAACAGGGGTAGCTCAACAATCCACATCAACCACTGTGAGGGGCCCTCCCCCAAGTTACCACACCTCACTTGTACCAAATATGCAAAGTACACTACCCATCAAGGATAAAGACTGTTTAGACTTAGATGCAGGCTATGGGACTGCACTTTCACCTCAAAAACTGGTTGACAAAACCAGTCAGCACCTTCAAATGTCCCCCGCCATGACTCAGACATGTACTAAAGGCACTTCCAAGCGAATGACCACGAAAGACTACCTCCCATCTGCAAACTCAGGGTGTGCTACAGAACCTGAAAATGCACCTAAAAGCTCAAAGAATGTTCCTCCTCCCTACAGTGCCCTCAGAGGGTCCTCACTTCAGAACTCATTTGCAGGTAAAAGAGGATCAATCCATGAAAATGTCCAACATTCTGTTCAGAAGACCTCTTTTGCTTTACCTATAACGCCTCCGGGTGCCCCTCAAGCTAAGACAGAGCCACAAAATGGTCACGCTGTCGTAAGTCCGCCCAGCTCAGCTATGATATCCCCGAACTCCAAGACTCGCATCCCGATGGGATTTAAACCGTTTTTAAAATCTCCACCCAGCCATAAAAATAGTCCGCCTATACCAGGAAAGCAAGAGAAAGATCATATCAACTCAGTCTCCAAGGAGACGGTGACTTCAAACGTTTCGACACAATGTGACAGCTTGCAGCAAGTGCACATTATCGATTCACCGACCAAGATGTCCATTACAGAGGTGAGAGATGAGGTTCATTGTCGGTTACTGGAAGCGGAAGTGCATGCCGCTGTGTCACCGGAGCGAGGGGACGCCTGTGATAAGGGGAAAAGGAGCAGTCAACTTTTCTCTCGATCCATATCGGTTACGACCAAACCTCATCTGAAACCAGCCCTGGGGATGAATGGAGCCAAAGCCCGGAGTCAGAGTTTCAGCACCAACTACATTGAGAAACCCAACATCAATGCTCTGGACGGACCAGGGAAAATTAGAACGCAGATCATCACCAAGTCGGGTGAAAGAGGGAACTCGCTGTCAAGACAGAGCTCCTTGGAGGTACCCAGTGCTGGGTTTGCTGAAAGCCCCGTCCATCCTCCCAGGACCAGACTTAGCCATTATGGCGGCATGACAGCGTCAAACAGTCATAACCTTCTTCCTGAGAGAAATTCAAAGTCAGGCATCAAAGGAGAGGGGTCACATGGTACAGGGAAAGGGGAGCTAATCACCTCACCTTCCCACAAAGAGGCACGTAGCTTACCCAACAGTGATAGGTCTGGTTTAAACCATATTCTTAAGTTTCAGCCGTCGTCCTCTTGTGTCTTCAGCTTGGAAAACACGGTGCAAGAGGCAGGAGGCATAGCAACCACCACTAACGAGGAAGCCAAAAGTCATACAGACTCACCAAATAAAACCCTAGATATTGAGGAGAAAAAAGTCAGCCCCACAGTCTGCACGATTGAGGAGAAAGTCATGATGGGAATTGAACAGAACATTCAGAAATGTCAAGAGCAGGAGAAGGTCGCGGCCACTGAGGCCAAACAGAAGACTGGCCCGTCTCTGGCAAACTGGTTTGGCCTTCGTAAGAGCAAACTCCCGGCCTTGGGTGGGAAGAAAACAGACAGCCCAAaggggaaggaggagaagaaagagctCAAGATCGGAGCCGTACTCGGAGGCAAACAGATGAAATCGGACAAGAAGAAGGACAAAAAGAAGAACGAAAACCAACCGAAAGACGTTCAGGAGGCGCAGCATCTCTCCGAGATGAACAACAAGCTGAGCTCCATCATGGACCACTGCAACAACCAGATGGGTCAGATCGCCAGTCAGATCCAGTGTACACCAGCGTTTATTGGCAAAGACCAGTTTGTCAAAGAACTGCTGAGCAG GACTGCTGTGAAGGGCAACTCAGTGGCTGCATCACCTCCTGGCATGTCCACTCCCACGAAGCACGGCGAGGCGAAGGGCGATATGGAGATCTGTCCAGATTCTGCG ACTCTTATAATGAGTCACAGGATCAACCTGAGAGCTGAAAACGAGGAGGCGCGCATCCAAGACACAGCTTGTCAAGATCACATGATAG GCTCCGCTTGTCAGATGAGAACCCTGGACAGCGGGATCGGCACCTTCCCTCTCCCTGACTCCATCACCCGCGCCAGCAGTCGCCACATCCCCAAGTCTGAGTCCAGTCCCGGCGTGGTGTCCGGCTGCTCCTCAGAGCTCGACCCGAAACCTCCTGCCCCTCATGCAGAACCCTCTCACTCCAGTGTGACAGTGCCTCCCCTTCCAAAAACCCGCCTGCATGCCTCCACTAGCATGGGTCACTCCCTGTCTGACCCCACCGTCACCTGCAGCAGCAACGCCCAGGACACGCAGAGCCGCCTGCCCAGATTAGCAACGTCAG ATGCTGTGAGGACGAAGAGGTTGAGTCTTGGTGCTccacgcagcagcagcggcgtcGCCTCagaggacaaagagaaagaaagtgagaggaAGATGAAAACTAAGGACTATGAGAATCCTGGT GAACGAGCCCTGCGAGTGTGCACGTACTcgggcagcagcagcgacacCGAGACGGAAGTTGAAGGAAGCGGCGAAAGCACTTTGGGCTCACCACAGAGGACCCTGGTCCACAGAGCCAGGAAGAGTGACTCAG TCGACCAGAGCGAGGAGACGCTGAAGAGGAGCAGCGTGGAGAGACCCTTGTCCATCATGGACTACTACCAACACGACATGTTCTCGCACCTGGAGCTGGACGGCCGGAGGATCTCGCAGTACAACTTGTTGCACAGAGAGTCGTCCATCGACAGACTAAGt